One segment of Asterias rubens chromosome 2, eAstRub1.3, whole genome shotgun sequence DNA contains the following:
- the LOC117303461 gene encoding gastrin/cholecystokinin type B receptor-like has product MDNYEGPNAHTVYVCSILNIVLNALLLVFGALGNILILRVYCTKKRKTTTHILIMGLALADLMVCLSLTGYIVESSYTLLGKHIPENMYLYQNYINIWIGVSVGITGFIAVDRYDSVCRPNRRMFNNRRAKIAILVSFIPSVTAEAPLLVSCIFFSCKVTVLPSWVIQVVGFLTTLFMIGLCYGKVYMTIRRHVRVDINTVSHEQLPERGGRDTQHKLAIGMIEQRSKSRGCQNNRVQRNCGPCFANQPQTFHFKTHARPVLFVASLNSDDAARIGKALDRTTREVDEGRLASTIFIEQAPDTMGRTGMLPVNRISHKPRYNNAVLHRRTTKMLFVTSVVFLLSWLPFWLASLVSQFGQFDNQEIQYILQSLILKTLFINNAVNPIIYSLANRRFREESGRELRKIMVTCVQY; this is encoded by the coding sequence ATGGACAATTACGAAGGTCCGAATGCACACACTGTGTATGTGTGTTCGATTTTAAACATCGTTCTGAACGCTTTGCTGTTGGTCTTCGGAGCTCTTGGCAACATCCTGATACTTCGGGTTTACTGCACAAAGAAACGGAAGACGACCACTCATATCCTGATTATGGGTCTTGCGCTTGCGGACCTTATGGTTTGCCTATCTCTGACAGGATACATTGTTGAGTCAAGTTACACCCTTCTCGGTAAGCACATACCAGAAAACATGTACCTATACCAAAACTACATCAACATTTGGATAGGTGTATCTGTTGGAATCACTGGCTTTATAGCTGTTGACCGATACGATAGTGTGTGCCGCCCAAACAGACGCATGTTCAACAACCGACGGGCCAAGATTGCCATTTTGGTGTCGTTTATTCCATCCGTAACTGCTGAAGCTCCTCTTCTGGTGTCATGCATATTTTTCTCATGTAAAGTCACCGTTTTGCCCTCATGGGTCATACAAGTTGTGGGGTTCCTCACAACTCTGTTTATGATCGGTTTGTGCTACGGCAAGGTGTACATGACAATTCGACGACATGTCAGAGTCGACATCAACACGGTGAGCCATGAACAGTTACCCGAACGAGGTGGCAGGGACACACAACATAAGTTGGCTATCGGCATGATAGAACAGCGGTCCAAGAGCAGAGGTTGCCAAAATAACAGAGTCCAACGAAATTGCGGTCCATGCTTCGCCAACCAACCACAAACCTTCCATTTTAAAACGCACGCCCGTCCTGTGCTGTTTGTAGCCTCCCTTAACTCAGACGACGCCGCGAGAATCGGCAAGGCGTTAGACAGAACCACAAGAGAGGTGGACGAGGGTCGCTTAGCCTCGACGATATTCATCGAGCAGGCCCCCGATACTATGGGACGAACTGGTATGTTACCCGTCAACAGAATTTCACACAAACCACGCTACAACAACGCGGTGCTTCACCGAAGAACGACAAAGATGCTGTTCGTAACCAGTGTGGTGTTCTTGCTGTCTTGGCTACCATTCTGGTTGGCGAGTCTTGTCAGCCAGTTTGGCCAATTTGACAATCAGGAGATACAGTACATTCTGCAGAGTTTGATACTAAAAACGTTGTTCATAAATAACGCCGTGAATCCCATAATTTACAGCCTCGCCAACAGACGGTTTAGAGAGGAAAGTGGGCGAGAGCTTCGGAAAATAATGGTTACATGTGTGCAATATTAA